One genomic segment of Ricinus communis isolate WT05 ecotype wild-type chromosome 3, ASM1957865v1, whole genome shotgun sequence includes these proteins:
- the LOC8259485 gene encoding CRC domain-containing protein TSO1 isoform X1: protein MGSHTPAKTSTSPSTSISAASTVVLSDSSSVQESPFLNYINNLSPIKPVKVAHGAQGFGALSSPPLIFTSPRTLPERGTSFLQRSQLCQISSAEMPENDDRRKKLVDHSNDFEDSVAHHSRLITDTQKETFVKNSTLDQPGSSSGCIDEYLNDPVDVDGANCVNLTNSKAFCEQGDKSSQVQPSIEINLRQAEEEKCGSKQPFNECQNIESDLPVDHALENKQCDGLGTHIIQANEDTDENAAATTHRANQNIGQRDPEAGQLQRGMSRRCLQFEEARQKITLNRIHSTDPTNNVNGSGSPASTTELENLDSSYIEIAAYSHKKMINLSEPTTSMFPRFSGKSLVVVSKPSGIGLHLNSIVTAMPMGHSGAESNKSTPIMSCHQDAGDRLLEAQDSEAAGAASSESFHTAESLNILQPLVHHVTPLKRRNFKLEHADNFEEFSQLSPTKKRRKKSLSIDGDGCKRCNCKKTKCLKLYCDCFAAGIYCADPCACQDCFNRPEYEDTVLETRQQIESRNPLAFAPKIVQHAKEFAASRVLNPLFSFFPIHFAVREFVMLLKFHRKIEAARCHPYQGTREANVGCSSECRCEGCKNGYGRKEEYGIIEETVSDRVGEERLEGRVDDKLAIVATDEDLLPAELYDLHNLTPSTPSFQHSDHGKSTPKSPLSSSRHVPSPESDISILPSNAKSTRSSRYCDTIPEASKETVDIDSCDQGIDYNVSEMMSQFSSKCSALADIYDPNPLTNPMTVTLGSSASSKTRDWSSGSRFQLCPGSGRLPSGRSVRWWNSPITPMTRLGENKIQGHDSDSGLYNILEDDTPEILKEGSTPSASVKASSPNKKRVSPPQNHIHDFRSSSSGGLKSGRKFILRSVPSFPPLTPCVNSEGIREEKQQL from the exons ATGGGATCCCATACTCCTGCTAAAACCTCCACCTCCCCCTCCACCTCCATATCCGCCGCCTCCACCGTGGTTTTATCAGATTCTTCTTCTGTTCAA GAATCTCCCTTTTTAAATTACATAAACAATTTATCTCCTATAAAGCCTGTTAAAGTTGCACATGGAGCACAAGGATTTGGAGCACTCAGTTCTCCCCCTCTTATATTCACATCACCACGTACACTACCAGAGCGTGGAACTAGTTTCTTGCAAAG GTCACAACTCTGTCAGATATCCAGTGCAGAAATGCCAGAGAATGATgatagaagaaagaaattagttgatcattcAAATGATTTTGAGGATTCAGTTGCCCATCACAGCAGGCTGATCACCGACACCCAGAAGGAAACTTTTGTTAAAAACTCCACCCTAGACCAACCTGGCAGTTCCTCAGGCTGTATTGATGAATACTTAAATGACCCTGTTGATGTGGATGGTGCAAACTGTGTGAATTTGACCAACTCAAAG GCCTTTTGCGAGCAAGGTGACAAGTCTTCTCAAGTGCAGCCTTCTATTGAAATTAACCTGCGTCAAGccgaagaagaaaaatgtggTAGCAAACAGCCATTTAATGAATGCCAAAATATTGAGTCTGACTTGCCTGTGGACCATGCTCTTGAGAATAAGCAATGTGATGGTTTAGGGACTCAT ATTATTCAGGCAAACGAAGACACCGATGAGAATGCGGCGGCCACCACTCATAGAGCCAATCAGAATATTGGACAGCGTGATCCAGAG GCCGGTCAACTCCAACGTGGCATGAGCAGGCGCTGCCTTCAATTCGAAGAAGCTCGACAGAAAATTACTTTGAACAGGATCCATTCTACAGATCCAACTAACAATGTAAATGGATCTGGATCACCTGCTTCCACAACAGAATTAGAGAACTTGGATTCATCTTATATAGAGATAGCTGCCTATTCTCACAAGAAAATGATTAACCTATCTGAACCAACAACTTCCATGTTTCCTCGTTTTAGTGGAAAGTCTCTAGTAGTCGTGTCCAAGCCATCAGGTATTGGTTTGCATCTAAATAGCATTGTCACCGCTATGCCAATGGGTCACAGTGGCGCGGAAAGCAATAAGTCTACCCCTATAATGAGCTGCCATCAGGATGCTGGAGACAGGCTGCTTGAAGCTCAGGATTCCGAAGCTGCAGGTGCTGCCAGTTCTGAGTCATTTCACACCGCAGAATCTTTAAATATATTGCAGCCACTTGTGCATCATGTAACTCCACTAAAAAGGAGAAATTTCAAGCTAGAGCATGCTGACAATTTTGAGGAGTTTAGccaattaagcccaacaaaaaaaagaag GAAGAAATCATTAAGCATTGATGGTGATGGTTGCAAGCGTTGCAACTGTAAGAAGACTAAATGCCTGAAACT ATACTGCGATTGTTTTGCTGCTGGAATCTATTGTGCTGACCCATGTGCTTGCCAAGACTGCTTCAATAGACCTGAATATGAAGACACAGTTCTTGAGACTCGGCAACAAATTGAATCCCGTAACCCACTTGCTTTTGCTCCCAAAATTGTGCAGCATGCTAAAGAGTTTGCAGCCAGCAGAGTACTCAATCCTCTATTCAGTTTCTTTCCAATCCACTTTGCAGTTAGAGAATTTGTAATGTTGTTGAAATTTCACAGGAAGATAGAAGCAGCTCGATGCCATCCTTATCAAGGCACAAGAGAG GCAAATGTTGGATGCTCCAGTGAATGCCGATGTGAGGGATGCAAAAATGGGTATGGCAGGAAAGAGG aATATGGTATTATTGAAGAGACAGTGAGTGATAGAGTCGGTGAGGAAAGATTGGAAGGCAGAGTTGATGATAAGCTGGCAATAGTGGCAACCGATGAAGACCTTTTACCTGCCGAATTGTATGATCTCCACAACCTCACACCCTCAACTCCATCATTCCAGCATTCAGA CCACGGGAAGAGCACGCCCAAGTCCCCACTCAGTTCCAGTAGACATGTCCCGTCACCTGAATCCGACATTTCCATCTTGCCATCTAATGCAAAATCTACAAGGTCTTCAAGATATTGTGACACGATTCCAGAAGCAAGTAAAGAAACTGTGGACATAGATTCCTGTGACCAAGGAATAGATTATAACGTTTCTGAAATGATGAGCCAATTCTCATCAAAATGCAGTGCACTTGCTGATATATATGACCCTAATCCATTGACAAACCCCATGACAGTGACTCTGGGTTCTTCAGCCTCGTCAAAAACAAGAGACTGGAGTAGTGGTTCACGATTCCAATTGTGCCCTGGAAGTGGTCGACTCCCATCTGGTCGTTCAGTTCGCTGGTGGAATTCACCAATCACACCAATGACTCGGTTAGGTGAGAACAAAATTCAAGGGCACGATTCTGATAGTGGGCTTTATAACATCTTAGAAGATGACACGCCAGAAATATTGAAGGAAGGTTCCACTCCCAGTGCATCTGTGAAAGCAAGTTCCCCAAATAAAAAGCGAGTCTCTCCCCCTCAGAATCATATCCACGACTTTCGGTCAAGCTCTTCAGGAGGCTTAAAAAGTGGACGCAAGTTCATATTGAGATCTGTGCCATCGTTCCCACCTCTTACCCCTTGCGTTAACTCTGAAGGCATCAGAGAAGAGAAGCAGCAGCTATAA
- the LOC8259485 gene encoding uncharacterized protein LOC8259485 isoform X3, whose translation MPENDDRRKKLVDHSNDFEDSVAHHSRLITDTQKETFVKNSTLDQPGSSSGCIDEYLNDPVDVDGANCVNLTNSKAFCEQGDKSSQVQPSIEINLRQAEEEKCGSKQPFNECQNIESDLPVDHALENKQCDGLGTHIIQANEDTDENAAATTHRANQNIGQRDPEAGQLQRGMSRRCLQFEEARQKITLNRIHSTDPTNNVNGSGSPASTTELENLDSSYIEIAAYSHKKMINLSEPTTSMFPRFSGKSLVVVSKPSGIGLHLNSIVTAMPMGHSGAESNKSTPIMSCHQDAGDRLLEAQDSEAAGAASSESFHTAESLNILQPLVHHVTPLKRRNFKLEHADNFEEFSQLSPTKKRRKKSLSIDGDGCKRCNCKKTKCLKLYCDCFAAGIYCADPCACQDCFNRPEYEDTVLETRQQIESRNPLAFAPKIVQHAKEFAASRVLNPLFSFFPIHFAVREFVMLLKFHRKIEAARCHPYQGTREANVGCSSECRCEGCKNGYGRKEEYGIIEETVSDRVGEERLEGRVDDKLAIVATDEDLLPAELYDLHNLTPSTPSFQHSDHGKSTPKSPLSSSRHVPSPESDISILPSNAKSTRSSRYCDTIPEASKETVDIDSCDQGIDYNVSEMMSQFSSKCSALADIYDPNPLTNPMTVTLGSSASSKTRDWSSGSRFQLCPGSGRLPSGRSVRWWNSPITPMTRLGENKIQGHDSDSGLYNILEDDTPEILKEGSTPSASVKASSPNKKRVSPPQNHIHDFRSSSSGGLKSGRKFILRSVPSFPPLTPCVNSEGIREEKQQL comes from the exons ATGCCAGAGAATGATgatagaagaaagaaattagttgatcattcAAATGATTTTGAGGATTCAGTTGCCCATCACAGCAGGCTGATCACCGACACCCAGAAGGAAACTTTTGTTAAAAACTCCACCCTAGACCAACCTGGCAGTTCCTCAGGCTGTATTGATGAATACTTAAATGACCCTGTTGATGTGGATGGTGCAAACTGTGTGAATTTGACCAACTCAAAG GCCTTTTGCGAGCAAGGTGACAAGTCTTCTCAAGTGCAGCCTTCTATTGAAATTAACCTGCGTCAAGccgaagaagaaaaatgtggTAGCAAACAGCCATTTAATGAATGCCAAAATATTGAGTCTGACTTGCCTGTGGACCATGCTCTTGAGAATAAGCAATGTGATGGTTTAGGGACTCAT ATTATTCAGGCAAACGAAGACACCGATGAGAATGCGGCGGCCACCACTCATAGAGCCAATCAGAATATTGGACAGCGTGATCCAGAG GCCGGTCAACTCCAACGTGGCATGAGCAGGCGCTGCCTTCAATTCGAAGAAGCTCGACAGAAAATTACTTTGAACAGGATCCATTCTACAGATCCAACTAACAATGTAAATGGATCTGGATCACCTGCTTCCACAACAGAATTAGAGAACTTGGATTCATCTTATATAGAGATAGCTGCCTATTCTCACAAGAAAATGATTAACCTATCTGAACCAACAACTTCCATGTTTCCTCGTTTTAGTGGAAAGTCTCTAGTAGTCGTGTCCAAGCCATCAGGTATTGGTTTGCATCTAAATAGCATTGTCACCGCTATGCCAATGGGTCACAGTGGCGCGGAAAGCAATAAGTCTACCCCTATAATGAGCTGCCATCAGGATGCTGGAGACAGGCTGCTTGAAGCTCAGGATTCCGAAGCTGCAGGTGCTGCCAGTTCTGAGTCATTTCACACCGCAGAATCTTTAAATATATTGCAGCCACTTGTGCATCATGTAACTCCACTAAAAAGGAGAAATTTCAAGCTAGAGCATGCTGACAATTTTGAGGAGTTTAGccaattaagcccaacaaaaaaaagaag GAAGAAATCATTAAGCATTGATGGTGATGGTTGCAAGCGTTGCAACTGTAAGAAGACTAAATGCCTGAAACT ATACTGCGATTGTTTTGCTGCTGGAATCTATTGTGCTGACCCATGTGCTTGCCAAGACTGCTTCAATAGACCTGAATATGAAGACACAGTTCTTGAGACTCGGCAACAAATTGAATCCCGTAACCCACTTGCTTTTGCTCCCAAAATTGTGCAGCATGCTAAAGAGTTTGCAGCCAGCAGAGTACTCAATCCTCTATTCAGTTTCTTTCCAATCCACTTTGCAGTTAGAGAATTTGTAATGTTGTTGAAATTTCACAGGAAGATAGAAGCAGCTCGATGCCATCCTTATCAAGGCACAAGAGAG GCAAATGTTGGATGCTCCAGTGAATGCCGATGTGAGGGATGCAAAAATGGGTATGGCAGGAAAGAGG aATATGGTATTATTGAAGAGACAGTGAGTGATAGAGTCGGTGAGGAAAGATTGGAAGGCAGAGTTGATGATAAGCTGGCAATAGTGGCAACCGATGAAGACCTTTTACCTGCCGAATTGTATGATCTCCACAACCTCACACCCTCAACTCCATCATTCCAGCATTCAGA CCACGGGAAGAGCACGCCCAAGTCCCCACTCAGTTCCAGTAGACATGTCCCGTCACCTGAATCCGACATTTCCATCTTGCCATCTAATGCAAAATCTACAAGGTCTTCAAGATATTGTGACACGATTCCAGAAGCAAGTAAAGAAACTGTGGACATAGATTCCTGTGACCAAGGAATAGATTATAACGTTTCTGAAATGATGAGCCAATTCTCATCAAAATGCAGTGCACTTGCTGATATATATGACCCTAATCCATTGACAAACCCCATGACAGTGACTCTGGGTTCTTCAGCCTCGTCAAAAACAAGAGACTGGAGTAGTGGTTCACGATTCCAATTGTGCCCTGGAAGTGGTCGACTCCCATCTGGTCGTTCAGTTCGCTGGTGGAATTCACCAATCACACCAATGACTCGGTTAGGTGAGAACAAAATTCAAGGGCACGATTCTGATAGTGGGCTTTATAACATCTTAGAAGATGACACGCCAGAAATATTGAAGGAAGGTTCCACTCCCAGTGCATCTGTGAAAGCAAGTTCCCCAAATAAAAAGCGAGTCTCTCCCCCTCAGAATCATATCCACGACTTTCGGTCAAGCTCTTCAGGAGGCTTAAAAAGTGGACGCAAGTTCATATTGAGATCTGTGCCATCGTTCCCACCTCTTACCCCTTGCGTTAACTCTGAAGGCATCAGAGAAGAGAAGCAGCAGCTATAA
- the LOC8259485 gene encoding CRC domain-containing protein TSO1 isoform X2 — translation MGSHTPAKTSTSPSTSISAASTVVLSDSSSVQESPFLNYINNLSPIKPVKVAHGAQGFGALSSPPLIFTSPRTLPERGTSFLQRSQLCQISSAEMPENDDRRKKLVDHSNDFEDSVAHHSRLITDTQKETFVKNSTLDQPGSSSGCIDEYLNDPVDVDGANCVNLTNSKAFCEQGDKSSQVQPSIEINLRQAEEEKCGSKQPFNECQNIESDLPVDHALENKQCDGLGTHIIQANEDTDENAAATTHRANQNIGQRDPEAGQLQRGMSRRCLQFEEARQKITLNRIHSTDPTNNVNGSGSPASTTELENLDSSYIEIAAYSHKKMINLSEPTTSMFPRFSGKSLVVVSKPSGIGLHLNSIVTAMPMGHSGAESNKSTPIMSCHQDAGDRLLEAQDSEAAGAASSESFHTAESLNILQPLVHHVTPLKRRNFKLEHADNFEEFSQLSPTKKRRKKSLSIDGDGCKRCNCKKTKCLKLYCDCFAAGIYCADPCACQDCFNRPEYEDTVLETRQQIESRNPLAFAPKIVQHAKEFAASREDRSSSMPSLSRHKRGCNCKKSMCLKKYCECYQANVGCSSECRCEGCKNGYGRKEEYGIIEETVSDRVGEERLEGRVDDKLAIVATDEDLLPAELYDLHNLTPSTPSFQHSDHGKSTPKSPLSSSRHVPSPESDISILPSNAKSTRSSRYCDTIPEASKETVDIDSCDQGIDYNVSEMMSQFSSKCSALADIYDPNPLTNPMTVTLGSSASSKTRDWSSGSRFQLCPGSGRLPSGRSVRWWNSPITPMTRLGENKIQGHDSDSGLYNILEDDTPEILKEGSTPSASVKASSPNKKRVSPPQNHIHDFRSSSSGGLKSGRKFILRSVPSFPPLTPCVNSEGIREEKQQL, via the exons ATGGGATCCCATACTCCTGCTAAAACCTCCACCTCCCCCTCCACCTCCATATCCGCCGCCTCCACCGTGGTTTTATCAGATTCTTCTTCTGTTCAA GAATCTCCCTTTTTAAATTACATAAACAATTTATCTCCTATAAAGCCTGTTAAAGTTGCACATGGAGCACAAGGATTTGGAGCACTCAGTTCTCCCCCTCTTATATTCACATCACCACGTACACTACCAGAGCGTGGAACTAGTTTCTTGCAAAG GTCACAACTCTGTCAGATATCCAGTGCAGAAATGCCAGAGAATGATgatagaagaaagaaattagttgatcattcAAATGATTTTGAGGATTCAGTTGCCCATCACAGCAGGCTGATCACCGACACCCAGAAGGAAACTTTTGTTAAAAACTCCACCCTAGACCAACCTGGCAGTTCCTCAGGCTGTATTGATGAATACTTAAATGACCCTGTTGATGTGGATGGTGCAAACTGTGTGAATTTGACCAACTCAAAG GCCTTTTGCGAGCAAGGTGACAAGTCTTCTCAAGTGCAGCCTTCTATTGAAATTAACCTGCGTCAAGccgaagaagaaaaatgtggTAGCAAACAGCCATTTAATGAATGCCAAAATATTGAGTCTGACTTGCCTGTGGACCATGCTCTTGAGAATAAGCAATGTGATGGTTTAGGGACTCAT ATTATTCAGGCAAACGAAGACACCGATGAGAATGCGGCGGCCACCACTCATAGAGCCAATCAGAATATTGGACAGCGTGATCCAGAG GCCGGTCAACTCCAACGTGGCATGAGCAGGCGCTGCCTTCAATTCGAAGAAGCTCGACAGAAAATTACTTTGAACAGGATCCATTCTACAGATCCAACTAACAATGTAAATGGATCTGGATCACCTGCTTCCACAACAGAATTAGAGAACTTGGATTCATCTTATATAGAGATAGCTGCCTATTCTCACAAGAAAATGATTAACCTATCTGAACCAACAACTTCCATGTTTCCTCGTTTTAGTGGAAAGTCTCTAGTAGTCGTGTCCAAGCCATCAGGTATTGGTTTGCATCTAAATAGCATTGTCACCGCTATGCCAATGGGTCACAGTGGCGCGGAAAGCAATAAGTCTACCCCTATAATGAGCTGCCATCAGGATGCTGGAGACAGGCTGCTTGAAGCTCAGGATTCCGAAGCTGCAGGTGCTGCCAGTTCTGAGTCATTTCACACCGCAGAATCTTTAAATATATTGCAGCCACTTGTGCATCATGTAACTCCACTAAAAAGGAGAAATTTCAAGCTAGAGCATGCTGACAATTTTGAGGAGTTTAGccaattaagcccaacaaaaaaaagaag GAAGAAATCATTAAGCATTGATGGTGATGGTTGCAAGCGTTGCAACTGTAAGAAGACTAAATGCCTGAAACT ATACTGCGATTGTTTTGCTGCTGGAATCTATTGTGCTGACCCATGTGCTTGCCAAGACTGCTTCAATAGACCTGAATATGAAGACACAGTTCTTGAGACTCGGCAACAAATTGAATCCCGTAACCCACTTGCTTTTGCTCCCAAAATTGTGCAGCATGCTAAAGAGTTTGCAGCCAGCAGA GAAGATAGAAGCAGCTCGATGCCATCCTTATCAAGGCACAAGAGAGGTTGCAATTGCAAAAAGTCAATGTGTCTGAAAAAATATTGTGAATGCTATCAG GCAAATGTTGGATGCTCCAGTGAATGCCGATGTGAGGGATGCAAAAATGGGTATGGCAGGAAAGAGG aATATGGTATTATTGAAGAGACAGTGAGTGATAGAGTCGGTGAGGAAAGATTGGAAGGCAGAGTTGATGATAAGCTGGCAATAGTGGCAACCGATGAAGACCTTTTACCTGCCGAATTGTATGATCTCCACAACCTCACACCCTCAACTCCATCATTCCAGCATTCAGA CCACGGGAAGAGCACGCCCAAGTCCCCACTCAGTTCCAGTAGACATGTCCCGTCACCTGAATCCGACATTTCCATCTTGCCATCTAATGCAAAATCTACAAGGTCTTCAAGATATTGTGACACGATTCCAGAAGCAAGTAAAGAAACTGTGGACATAGATTCCTGTGACCAAGGAATAGATTATAACGTTTCTGAAATGATGAGCCAATTCTCATCAAAATGCAGTGCACTTGCTGATATATATGACCCTAATCCATTGACAAACCCCATGACAGTGACTCTGGGTTCTTCAGCCTCGTCAAAAACAAGAGACTGGAGTAGTGGTTCACGATTCCAATTGTGCCCTGGAAGTGGTCGACTCCCATCTGGTCGTTCAGTTCGCTGGTGGAATTCACCAATCACACCAATGACTCGGTTAGGTGAGAACAAAATTCAAGGGCACGATTCTGATAGTGGGCTTTATAACATCTTAGAAGATGACACGCCAGAAATATTGAAGGAAGGTTCCACTCCCAGTGCATCTGTGAAAGCAAGTTCCCCAAATAAAAAGCGAGTCTCTCCCCCTCAGAATCATATCCACGACTTTCGGTCAAGCTCTTCAGGAGGCTTAAAAAGTGGACGCAAGTTCATATTGAGATCTGTGCCATCGTTCCCACCTCTTACCCCTTGCGTTAACTCTGAAGGCATCAGAGAAGAGAAGCAGCAGCTATAA
- the LOC8259485 gene encoding CRC domain-containing protein TSO1 isoform X4: MGSHTPAKTSTSPSTSISAASTVVLSDSSSVQESPFLNYINNLSPIKPVKVAHGAQGFGALSSPPLIFTSPRTLPERGTSFLQRSQLCQISSAEMPENDDRRKKLVDHSNDFEDSVAHHSRLITDTQKETFVKNSTLDQPGSSSGCIDEYLNDPVDVDGANCVNLTNSKAFCEQGDKSSQVQPSIEINLRQAEEEKCGSKQPFNECQNIESDLPVDHALENKQCDGLGTHIIQANEDTDENAAATTHRANQNIGQRDPEAGQLQRGMSRRCLQFEEARQKITLNRIHSTDPTNNVNGSGSPASTTELENLDSSYIEIAAYSHKKMINLSEPTTSMFPRFSGKSLVVVSKPSGIGLHLNSIVTAMPMGHSGAESNKSTPIMSCHQDAGDRLLEAQDSEAAGAASSESFHTAESLNILQPLVHHVTPLKRRNFKLEHADNFEEFSQLSPTKKRRKKSLSIDGDGCKRCNCKKTKCLKLYCDCFAAGIYCADPCACQDCFNRPEYEDTVLETRQQIESRNPLAFAPKIVQHAKEFAASRVLNPLFSFFPIHFAVREFVMLLKFHRKIEAARCHPYQGTREANVGCSSECRCEGCKNGYGRKEEYGIIEETVSDRVGEERLEGRVDDKLAIVATDEDLLPAELYDLHNLTPSTPSFQHSDHGKSTPKSPLSSSRHVPSPESDISILPSNAKSTRSSRYCDTIPEASKETVDIDSCDQGIDYNVSEMMSQFSSKCSALADIYDPNPLTNPMTVTLGSSASSKTRDWSSGSRF, translated from the exons ATGGGATCCCATACTCCTGCTAAAACCTCCACCTCCCCCTCCACCTCCATATCCGCCGCCTCCACCGTGGTTTTATCAGATTCTTCTTCTGTTCAA GAATCTCCCTTTTTAAATTACATAAACAATTTATCTCCTATAAAGCCTGTTAAAGTTGCACATGGAGCACAAGGATTTGGAGCACTCAGTTCTCCCCCTCTTATATTCACATCACCACGTACACTACCAGAGCGTGGAACTAGTTTCTTGCAAAG GTCACAACTCTGTCAGATATCCAGTGCAGAAATGCCAGAGAATGATgatagaagaaagaaattagttgatcattcAAATGATTTTGAGGATTCAGTTGCCCATCACAGCAGGCTGATCACCGACACCCAGAAGGAAACTTTTGTTAAAAACTCCACCCTAGACCAACCTGGCAGTTCCTCAGGCTGTATTGATGAATACTTAAATGACCCTGTTGATGTGGATGGTGCAAACTGTGTGAATTTGACCAACTCAAAG GCCTTTTGCGAGCAAGGTGACAAGTCTTCTCAAGTGCAGCCTTCTATTGAAATTAACCTGCGTCAAGccgaagaagaaaaatgtggTAGCAAACAGCCATTTAATGAATGCCAAAATATTGAGTCTGACTTGCCTGTGGACCATGCTCTTGAGAATAAGCAATGTGATGGTTTAGGGACTCAT ATTATTCAGGCAAACGAAGACACCGATGAGAATGCGGCGGCCACCACTCATAGAGCCAATCAGAATATTGGACAGCGTGATCCAGAG GCCGGTCAACTCCAACGTGGCATGAGCAGGCGCTGCCTTCAATTCGAAGAAGCTCGACAGAAAATTACTTTGAACAGGATCCATTCTACAGATCCAACTAACAATGTAAATGGATCTGGATCACCTGCTTCCACAACAGAATTAGAGAACTTGGATTCATCTTATATAGAGATAGCTGCCTATTCTCACAAGAAAATGATTAACCTATCTGAACCAACAACTTCCATGTTTCCTCGTTTTAGTGGAAAGTCTCTAGTAGTCGTGTCCAAGCCATCAGGTATTGGTTTGCATCTAAATAGCATTGTCACCGCTATGCCAATGGGTCACAGTGGCGCGGAAAGCAATAAGTCTACCCCTATAATGAGCTGCCATCAGGATGCTGGAGACAGGCTGCTTGAAGCTCAGGATTCCGAAGCTGCAGGTGCTGCCAGTTCTGAGTCATTTCACACCGCAGAATCTTTAAATATATTGCAGCCACTTGTGCATCATGTAACTCCACTAAAAAGGAGAAATTTCAAGCTAGAGCATGCTGACAATTTTGAGGAGTTTAGccaattaagcccaacaaaaaaaagaag GAAGAAATCATTAAGCATTGATGGTGATGGTTGCAAGCGTTGCAACTGTAAGAAGACTAAATGCCTGAAACT ATACTGCGATTGTTTTGCTGCTGGAATCTATTGTGCTGACCCATGTGCTTGCCAAGACTGCTTCAATAGACCTGAATATGAAGACACAGTTCTTGAGACTCGGCAACAAATTGAATCCCGTAACCCACTTGCTTTTGCTCCCAAAATTGTGCAGCATGCTAAAGAGTTTGCAGCCAGCAGAGTACTCAATCCTCTATTCAGTTTCTTTCCAATCCACTTTGCAGTTAGAGAATTTGTAATGTTGTTGAAATTTCACAGGAAGATAGAAGCAGCTCGATGCCATCCTTATCAAGGCACAAGAGAG GCAAATGTTGGATGCTCCAGTGAATGCCGATGTGAGGGATGCAAAAATGGGTATGGCAGGAAAGAGG aATATGGTATTATTGAAGAGACAGTGAGTGATAGAGTCGGTGAGGAAAGATTGGAAGGCAGAGTTGATGATAAGCTGGCAATAGTGGCAACCGATGAAGACCTTTTACCTGCCGAATTGTATGATCTCCACAACCTCACACCCTCAACTCCATCATTCCAGCATTCAGA CCACGGGAAGAGCACGCCCAAGTCCCCACTCAGTTCCAGTAGACATGTCCCGTCACCTGAATCCGACATTTCCATCTTGCCATCTAATGCAAAATCTACAAGGTCTTCAAGATATTGTGACACGATTCCAGAAGCAAGTAAAGAAACTGTGGACATAGATTCCTGTGACCAAGGAATAGATTATAACGTTTCTGAAATGATGAGCCAATTCTCATCAAAATGCAGTGCACTTGCTGATATATATGACCCTAATCCATTGACAAACCCCATGACAGTGACTCTGGGTTCTTCAGCCTCGTCAAAAACAAGAGACTGGAGTAGTGGTT CACGATTCTGA